In Terriglobus aquaticus, the genomic window GGTCGTCGAAGCCTTGCGATGTGATATAAAAAGCCTCCCGTCCCGCGTTGACTGCTAGCTCCAGCAATGTTCTGACTTCCGGCGTCGGTGTCGCCTGCATTCCGCACCAGTAAAGCCGGCCCGCGTATCCGGTGGAGTAAGCTGCCGATAACGCAGACATTACGGAGTGATCTCGCCCGCTATATCCAATTACTACAAGATCGTGGTCACGAAGATCGGCGACAAGTTCATCCTGCAATCCTGTCTCCTGTTGTTGAAGCTCCACGGCTGTATTTTTCAACTCGTCGTAGCGATAGTCTCCGTGTAGGGAAACCACGCGCAGGTCGCCCAACGAAGGAACCAGGCCGACGCGTTGCTGGGTGTCGATCCCCACTTCAATACAAGAGACATTTCCCGCTGAACACGCTCTTGCAGCAAGTCCATCAAAATTTGTGGTCCAGACGGTTCGAATCAGGCCGATCTTAGATAGAAGTGGAACCAAGCGATACCCGATGAACGGTGCAGCGCTCCGCACATAGTTCTGAAAAAAACTTCTTCTATCAGTTGAGGTTGGAAAGCACGCTTGAGCATAGACGGCGTACTCGCTTGCGTCGGCATTCGGTGGAAAACCTCCCCTCCGGTCCAACCAATCCTGAATGCGCCTTTTCGTTCCCGGCAACGAGAGTTCACCAACCGATTCACGAAGAGCCGGGTTATTCGTGGCGAAAATATCCTGCTTCCACTCCCAAATGCACCGTTCCGCAGATGGCATCCCAGAGGAAATTGATGCTCCAGCACCCAAGAGAAGGCTTATAGATTTGCCACGATTGACGGCCAATGAGCGTACTAAGGCATCGAGTTCGAGGATAACTGTCTTCGTGCTCTGCATAGGCAAGATTACAAGTGAAACTATCATAGCCCGTTGAGGGAGGTTTCCTCCCTGTCTGCGGCCCTTCGGTCCTCCGCCACCCTCCTCAGCGGGCCTTTCCCGCCCGCAACGCCCACCCTGTAAGCGTCCGCTTCGCGATCAAGAACAGTGAACGGACCGTGCGCTAAGGGGCGCTGCCCCGATCGCGCGGCGACAAGGGGTTTCCCCAATCTTCCGCGCTTCGCTTGTGCAGACCGGCCTTTGGCCGCCTCCGCTTTGCTCCGGTGGGGAGACCCCTCCCCTTGCGCCTTGCTACCCCCGCCTTCGCCAGGTGGCGTTCGGCATGTACATGCCGCGTTTCAACGCGGAAGTGCAAAGGCCAACACCCAAGGAGGAAGCACCCATGAACACCACCGCAAGCACCGTCACCCCCATCAGCGAAAACCCCAAACAGCCGCAGCAACGGCAGACCGCCAAAGACATCATCGCCGCCAACGTGAAGAGCCTTATCGAGCAGCTAGAGGCCGGACACTCGGACGCCCTCACCGCGTACCTCGACGCGATGGGCCGCTTCCACAACTACAGCTTTGGAAACATTCTGGAGATCGCACGGCAACGACCGACCGCAACCCGCGTCGCTGGCCTGTACGCATGGAACCAGCTAGGACGGAAGGTGAAGAAGGGCGAGAAAGGGATTCGGATACTTGCCCCCATCGTCGGCATCAAGCGCAAGAAGGACGAGGAAGCGCAGAAGGACATCACCAAGCAGAACACACGCGTTTTGGTCGGCTTCCGCAATGCCTATGTATTCGACGTGGAGCAAACCGAGGGCGCGGAGCTTCCGACCATGCGGGAGATGAGCGGCAGCGTTGGCGACAACCGCGACCGTCTTGTTTCCTTCATTGAGGCCCAGGGCATCGAGCTTTCCTTTAGCCAGAAGATCGCTCCCGCGCTTGGCATGAGCTACGGCGGAAAGATTGCCATTCTTCCCGGACAGTCCGAGGCCGGGGAGTTCAGCACCCTTGTCCATGAACTCGCGCACGAGATGTTGCACAAGGCCGAGCGCAGGACGACCACGACCAAGGTAGTACGCGAGACAGAGGCCGAAGCCATCGCCTTTGTGATCGGCAAGGCCGTAGGACTCGAAACCGGAACGGCTAGCGCCGACTACATCAATCTCTATCATGGCAACGCCTCACTCTTGATCGAGAGCTTGGAAGTCATCCAGCAGACCTCCGGCGTCATCCTTGCCGCCTTGCAGCCGCCGACCGCAGCAGAGGCCGAGATGCCCGATGCAGAACTGGCGAAGGTGGCGTAAATGCAGACCATCCTTCGCATTCTCAAACAGGCCGGAGGTTGGCACCACGGCCTGTACCTCAAGATCGAAAACCCGCCTTATATGGCTTTGGTCATTGAGGCGACCGATGAATCAGGCCCGTGTGGTCTGCCCTCTGTCTCTGTCGCGCACTACGGCGAACAGAACGGCGACCTCATGCGCGACCCGGAGATGTGTTTCGAGCTTGGATTAGCGGACGGGCCACACCTGAACGCCTTCTATTACCGAAACGACTTTGTAGGCGTAGAGCAGTGGAGCCGCACAATCGTCCGCGACAACTACGTTTATCTCGTCAGCTTGCACCAGCAGCACGAGCGATTCGCCAAGGTGTGGGACAACAACCTGCGATTGCAGGGCTTCGCCGAAGCCTTCGAGCAACAGCAAACCCCACGCGCCTAAAACCTTTCCCGCCCCGGAGCGGATGGGAAAGTGCGTCCGCTCCACAACCTTAGTGCAGTGCAACCCCCTCAAGGAGAGCAGCCATGCAGGATTCTTCCGCCTTCCAATTTCTAGCAATAGACACTATCCACGAGTCCACCACCAACCCCCGCCGGACGTTCGATGAAGCCAAGCTGTACGAGCTTGCCGAGTCCATCAAGCACAACGGCCTCATCCAGCCCATTACCGTCCGACCCAATAACCAAGGCTTCGAGATCGTTGCAGGAGCCAGACGCTACCGTGCCGCCCAACTTGCCGAGTTGTTTTCCGTCCCCGCCCGTATCGTTGAGATCGACGACGCCAAGGCACTCGAATGGCAGCTAGTGGAGAACAGCCAGCGGGTGGACGTGCATCCCTACGAGGAGGCGCAGGGCTTCCAACGCTTGCTCGACATCCCCGGCTACGACGTTGCCACGTTGGTCGAGAAGTCAGGCAAGAGCGCAAGCCACGTCTACGCCCGTTTGTCTCTTCTCCAACTCATCCCCACTGTGGCTGAGGCGTTCACCCAGGAGCGCATAACGGCCAGCCACGCCAACCTCATCGCCCGTCTACCGCAGGAGAGCCAGGCCGAAGCCTTCGAGCAGTGCTGGCGCAAGGACTGGCAGGACAAAGAGCCTCACCTATTACCCGCAAAGCACGTTGCCGCGTGGATACAGGCCAACCTCTATCTCTCCCTCGCGGATGCACCATTCGACCGCGAAGACCCAACCCTCAATCCCGCCGCCGGAGCTTGCGTTACTTGCCCCCGGCGCAGCGGGTACAACACGTCCCTCTTCTGCGACGTTCAGGGCGACCAGTGCCTTGACTCCGCTTGCTACCACAGCAAGGTTGAGGCATTCCTTGACAGGGAGATTGCCGCCCACCCCGGCCTCGTCCAGATCGAGAACGGCTGGCGCAATCCCAAGGAGCAGCGACCCGGAGCCGTGCAGCGCGGCCACGTTCGGGAACTTCCCGACGTGATCGACAACCCCGACGCGGAGCCGGTCATGCCGTGCGAAGCCGCCAAACCTGCCATCGTCGTGTACGGAAAGCAGCTTGGCCGCAAATTGACCGTTTGCACGGACAAGCATTGCCCCGTGCATGACCCGCAAGCGGCAGCCGAAGCAGCGGCCCACCCAGTGCCGACAATGCCGCCGCCGCACGAAGCCGAGACGGAAGAGGAGGCCGCAGAACGAGAAGCCGAGCATGAACAACGCATGACGGAGTACAAGGCCGAGCAGGAACGCAAAGAGGAGGAGCGTAAAGCCGAGTTCGACCGACAGCAGAGGGAGTACGAGGCCGAGCAAGCCCGCCGCGACAAACAGCGTAAGGCAAGAGTCGCCACCTTCGAGCGCATCATCGAACAGGCCCCTGCAGCGTTCAATCCAGCACAGATGCGCGTCTTCCTTCGCTTGCTCATCCATTTGGACTACAGCTTCCTTGAGGAGGTAGCTAATCACTACGCCAACGGCAATGAGAACTCCCAACAGTCGTACGATGAGATCGTGCTGGCCGCCTTGGACGGCACCGCAGACGAGAAGCTTACCGGACTCGCCTTGCGCCTCGTCCTCTCTGACCACGTCGGCATTCCTCACGAAAGCCAACCAGACTTGCTTGCAGAGGTCGAGCAGGTTTTCGCGCCGAAGAAGCCCAAAGCCGTCAAAGCCAAAGGAGACGGTTCGAGCAAGCCAAAGCCGACAGCAGTAAAGGGTCCGGTAAAGAAAGAGACGAACAAAAAGAAAGCGGCCTAACTCCATCCACTTTGGCCCCGGTTTCGTCCGGGGCCGCTTTGTGTTCCGACACGCCGCGAAATCGCGCCTGGAGACACCCCTTCGGTTTCTCCCGGACCCTCATCCCGCTTTGCTGCCGGCCCTCGCTCACCGGCTGCGCGGCAGGAGTCAAGTTCCTCCTCCTGCACCTTCCCCTTGCGGATGAAGCGACGTTTAACTATTTCCGAGACCTGCCTTTGAATGTCTCAGGCTCATAAGTTGCCGGTTCGGAAAGCCAGTTGTTCCGCGAGCGTCGGCATCGTGTCGGGACGATGGGGAATGTCGAGATGCAGCGACCCATCTGGATTCTCTCGAAACGTAAACCCGGCCCGGTTGTATAGTTCGCGTACCACGTCACTCAGAGGATTGAATACGTTTAGATCAGCGAACTTGGGATAGACATCCAAGAGCTTCATAAGACCTTCTCGCAACTCCATGATCAACGACGCAAACTCCGAATGCGCGTTGATCTCTGTTGCAGCTTTCGGCGCAGCGTCTGCCAAGCTCACGTCGGTCTTCGCTAGATAACCGAACAGGTAGCCCGCGTATACGATAACGTGGCGTATTTGAATCGATACTTCTGAGAGAACCCGTTCAACATTCCCGTGCATTCGATAGTGTCGAATAGATTCTGTTATTGCAGGCCAAGCATTCTTGAGCCGATCGCAGAAGCCATCCTCATATCCCTTCAACGTCTCCGCATTTCCGTATTGGGCGCTCAAGTATTCCGCCATGAATTCCGACCAGCACGCCATCGCAGGTTCCTTCAAATATCTCTCAACGGGCGCCCATTTCTGGAGAAAAGTGTCTGCCCCCATGTGTTTCATCTGCATCGCGTGGTCATGAACGTGCCCACATTCATGGGCGATCGTATGGATGGTGAGAGCTCGAAGAGCTTGGAGTTGCTGTTGCGTTTCCACGGAAGGATCTTCGGGTTCGTAAGACAAAGAACGTGCATAGGAGGCGTTCAACGCAATCACTGATTTCCAGACATCCCCACGCTTCACGGTCGGAGCCATAGCGATGCCGGTGGCTACATCATCCGCAGTAGGAATGATTACCTGCGTCGCACCGACTCCGCGGTCAATCGAGGCAAGTGTCTCTGGATAGTTGAATGATATGAAGACCTGCTCCAACTGACTGAGGTCCATTACCCGACCAAATATTTCGAGATGGAATCGCACAGCCTGACCGCAGCGTTCTGCGTCGTCTTTGTCGGCGAAATAGCAAAGCGTGATGACGAGATTGTTTGGGAGCGAGCAAGGCTTCCGCAAGAACTCCGCGACTTCCTCCTCGGATATTGCTTCTTGTGTTGCTGTAGCGCCCTTCTCTTCAAGCATCCTGCTCTCCGTCCGTCTACGGTATTGATGGTTATCTTACAAAGGCAAGAGTCCCGACTCTGCGGCTTGTTCAGCTTGACGCATCAGTTCAGGGCCGTTGTTTCGAACATTGTTCACTTTCGGATCCGCTTCATGCATCTCCATAGCTTCTGACTCGAACGGCCTTAGAAGATCGAGCGGTAGCCGTTCCATTTCCTCCCGGTCAAGCCAACGGTCGTAATCCCGGGAGTGCAGAATGACGGGCATTCGCGGATGAATCTGTGACATCAACTCATTCGCCTCAGTCGTCACGATGGCATAGGACTGAAGCCAGTGGCCTTCCCCGTCCTTCCAGGCATCCCAGATGCCGGCGAACGCGAACAGACTTCCGCTCGACAACTCAAAAACATACGGTTGTTTTGGTGCTTTGCCCTCTTTGGGCCATTCGTAAAAGGCGTTTGCTGGAATGAGGCAGCGCCGTTTCTTCATCGGTTCTCGCCATGTGCGCGACGTAGCAAT contains:
- a CDS encoding ArdC family protein; amino-acid sequence: MNTTASTVTPISENPKQPQQRQTAKDIIAANVKSLIEQLEAGHSDALTAYLDAMGRFHNYSFGNILEIARQRPTATRVAGLYAWNQLGRKVKKGEKGIRILAPIVGIKRKKDEEAQKDITKQNTRVLVGFRNAYVFDVEQTEGAELPTMREMSGSVGDNRDRLVSFIEAQGIELSFSQKIAPALGMSYGGKIAILPGQSEAGEFSTLVHELAHEMLHKAERRTTTTKVVRETEAEAIAFVIGKAVGLETGTASADYINLYHGNASLLIESLEVIQQTSGVILAALQPPTAAEAEMPDAELAKVA
- a CDS encoding ParB/RepB/Spo0J family partition protein translates to MQDSSAFQFLAIDTIHESTTNPRRTFDEAKLYELAESIKHNGLIQPITVRPNNQGFEIVAGARRYRAAQLAELFSVPARIVEIDDAKALEWQLVENSQRVDVHPYEEAQGFQRLLDIPGYDVATLVEKSGKSASHVYARLSLLQLIPTVAEAFTQERITASHANLIARLPQESQAEAFEQCWRKDWQDKEPHLLPAKHVAAWIQANLYLSLADAPFDREDPTLNPAAGACVTCPRRSGYNTSLFCDVQGDQCLDSACYHSKVEAFLDREIAAHPGLVQIENGWRNPKEQRPGAVQRGHVRELPDVIDNPDAEPVMPCEAAKPAIVVYGKQLGRKLTVCTDKHCPVHDPQAAAEAAAHPVPTMPPPHEAETEEEAAEREAEHEQRMTEYKAEQERKEEERKAEFDRQQREYEAEQARRDKQRKARVATFERIIEQAPAAFNPAQMRVFLRLLIHLDYSFLEEVANHYANGNENSQQSYDEIVLAALDGTADEKLTGLALRLVLSDHVGIPHESQPDLLAEVEQVFAPKKPKAVKAKGDGSSKPKPTAVKGPVKKETNKKKAA
- a CDS encoding DUF6908 domain-containing protein, with protein sequence MQTILRILKQAGGWHHGLYLKIENPPYMALVIEATDESGPCGLPSVSVAHYGEQNGDLMRDPEMCFELGLADGPHLNAFYYRNDFVGVEQWSRTIVRDNYVYLVSLHQQHERFAKVWDNNLRLQGFAEAFEQQQTPRA
- a CDS encoding SOS response-associated peptidase, whose product is MCGRYVRRSDKQKIAEHFHANPSPPDLPMPAADYNVTPTMHQPIIRQSRETGERELILARWGLIPFFTKDLKEIKGLSTINARAETIATSRTWREPMKKRRCLIPANAFYEWPKEGKAPKQPYVFELSSGSLFAFAGIWDAWKDGEGHWLQSYAIVTTEANELMSQIHPRMPVILHSRDYDRWLDREEMERLPLDLLRPFESEAMEMHEADPKVNNVRNNGPELMRQAEQAAESGLLPL